Proteins encoded together in one Orcinus orca chromosome 13, mOrcOrc1.1, whole genome shotgun sequence window:
- the RNF103 gene encoding E3 ubiquitin-protein ligase RNF103 isoform X4: MWLKLFFLLLYFLVLFVLARFFEAIVWYETGIFATQLVDPVALSFKKLKTILECRGLGYSGLPEKKDVRELVEKSGDLMEGELYSALKEEEASESVSSTNFSGEMHFYELVEDTKDGIWLVQILQEKRLGTIHTHYVCSTNKYF; encoded by the exons ATGTGGCTGAAGCTTTTTTTCTTGCTCCTCTATTTTCTGGTCCTGTTCGTCCTGGCCAGGTTTTTTGAGGCCATTGTGTGGTACGAAACTGGCATCTTTGCCACCCAGCTGGTGGATCCGGTGGCGCTGAGCTTCAAGAAGCTGAAGACCATTCTGGAGTGCCGGGGACTGGGGTACTCGGGGTTGCCCGAGAAGAAGGATGTCCGGGAACTGGTGGAAAAGTCAG gtgACCTGATGGAAGGTGAGCTTTATTCTGCACTCAAAGAAGAAGAAGCGTCTGAATCTGTTTCTAGTACCAATTTCAGTGGTGAAATGCACTTCTATGAGCTTGTAGAAGACACAAAAGATGGCATCTGGCTGGTTCAG ATACTGCAGGAGAAGAGGCTGGGTACGATCCACACTCATTATGTCTGTTCCACAAACAAGTACTTCTAA